In Ictidomys tridecemlineatus isolate mIctTri1 chromosome 16, mIctTri1.hap1, whole genome shotgun sequence, a single genomic region encodes these proteins:
- the Mitf gene encoding microphthalmia-associated transcription factor isoform X8: MLEMLEYNHYQVQTHLENPTKYHIQQAQRQQVKQYLSTTLANKHANQVLSLPCPNQPGDRVMPPVPGSSAPNSPMALLTLNSNCDKEGFYKFEEQNRVESECPSMNAHPRASCMQMDDVIDDIISLESSYNEEILGLMDPALQMANTLPVSANLIDLYGSQGLPPPGLTISNSCPANLPNIKRELTACIFPTESEARALAKERQKKDNHNLIERRRRFNINDRIKELGTLIPKSNDPDMRWNKGTILKASVDYIRKLQREQQRAKELESRQKKLEHANRHLLLRIQELEMQARAHGLSLIPSTGLCSPDLVNRIIKQEPVLENCSQDLLQHQAELACTSLDLTDGTLAFSSSLGPAAEGAQAYSVPAKMGSKLEDILMDDTLSPAGVTDPLLSSVSPGASKASSRRSSMSMEEAELAC, encoded by the exons ATGCTGGAAATGCTAGAATATAATCACTATCAG GTGCAGACCCACCTCGAAAACCCCACCAAGTACCACATACAGCAAGCGCAGCGGCAGCAGGTCAAGCAGTACCTTTCCACCACTTTAGCAAACAAACATGCCAACCAAGTCCTGAGCTTGCCATGTCCAAACCAGCCGGGCGATCGCGTCATGCCACCGGTGCCGGGGAGCAGCGCGCCCAACAGCCCCATGGCCCTGCTCACGCTTAACTCCAACTGTGACAAAGAG GGGTTTTATAAGTTTGAAGAGCAAAACAGGGTGGAGAGCGAGTGCCCCAGCATGAACGCACACCCACGGGCTTCGTGCATGCAG ATGGATGATGTCATCGATGACATCATCAGCCTGGAATCAAGTTATAACGAGGAAATCCTGGGCTTGATGGATCCCGCCTTGCAGATGGCAAACACG TTACCCGTCTCCGCAAACTTGATCGACCTTTACGGCAGCCAAGGCCTGCCACCCCCCGGCCTCACCATCAGCAACTCCTGTCCCGCCAACCTCCCCAACATCAAGCGGGAGCTCACAG CGTGTATTTTCCCCACAGAGTCGGAAGCAAGAGCCCTGGCCAAGGAGAGGCAGAAGAAGGACAATCACAACCTGA TTGAACGAAGAAGAAGATTTAACATAAACGACCGCATTAAAGAACTAGGTACTTTGATTCCCAAGTCAAATGATCC AGACATGCGCTGGAACAAGGGAACCATCCTGAAGGCATCCGTGGACTACATCCGGAAGCTGCAGCGGGAGCAGCAGCGCGCCAAGGAGCTGGAGAGCCGGCAGAAGAAGCTGGAGCACGCCAACCGGCACCTGCTGCTCCGAATCCAG GAACTCGAGATGCAGGCCCGGGCTCACGGACTCTCCCTCATTCCATCCACGGGTCTCTGCTCCCCGGATCTGGTGAACCGGATCATCAAGCAAGAGCCGGTACTGGAGAACTGCAGCCAGGACCTCCTGCAGCACCAGGCAGAGCTGGCGTGCACCAGCCTGGACCTCACGGACGGCACCCTGGCCTTCAGCAGCAGCCTGGGGCCCGCGGCCGAGGGCGCCCAGGCCTACAGCGTCCCCGCGAAGATGGGGTCCAAGCTGGAAGACATCCTGATGGACGACACCCTCTCTCCCGCCGGGGTGACTGACCCACTCCTGTCCTCCGTGTCCCCGGGAGCCTCCAAGGCCAGCAGCCGGAGGAGCAGCATGAGTATGGAGGAGGCCGAGCTGGCGTGTTAG
- the Mitf gene encoding microphthalmia-associated transcription factor isoform X9 yields the protein MLEMLEYNHYQVQTHLENPTKYHIQQAQRQQVKQYLSTTLANKHANQVLSLPCPNQPGDRVMPPVPGSSAPNSPMALLTLNSNCDKEGFYKFEEQNRVESECPSMNAHPRASCMQMDDVIDDIISLESSYNEEILGLMDPALQMANTLPVSANLIDLYGSQGLPPPGLTISNSCPANLPNIKRELTESEARALAKERQKKDNHNLIERRRRFNINDRIKELGTLIPKSNDPDMRWNKGTILKASVDYIRKLQREQQRAKELESRQKKLEHANRHLLLRIQELEMQARAHGLSLIPSTGLCSPDLVNRIIKQEPVLENCSQDLLQHQAELACTSLDLTDGTLAFSSSLGPAAEGAQAYSVPAKMGSKLEDILMDDTLSPAGVTDPLLSSVSPGASKASSRRSSMSMEEAELAC from the exons ATGCTGGAAATGCTAGAATATAATCACTATCAG GTGCAGACCCACCTCGAAAACCCCACCAAGTACCACATACAGCAAGCGCAGCGGCAGCAGGTCAAGCAGTACCTTTCCACCACTTTAGCAAACAAACATGCCAACCAAGTCCTGAGCTTGCCATGTCCAAACCAGCCGGGCGATCGCGTCATGCCACCGGTGCCGGGGAGCAGCGCGCCCAACAGCCCCATGGCCCTGCTCACGCTTAACTCCAACTGTGACAAAGAG GGGTTTTATAAGTTTGAAGAGCAAAACAGGGTGGAGAGCGAGTGCCCCAGCATGAACGCACACCCACGGGCTTCGTGCATGCAG ATGGATGATGTCATCGATGACATCATCAGCCTGGAATCAAGTTATAACGAGGAAATCCTGGGCTTGATGGATCCCGCCTTGCAGATGGCAAACACG TTACCCGTCTCCGCAAACTTGATCGACCTTTACGGCAGCCAAGGCCTGCCACCCCCCGGCCTCACCATCAGCAACTCCTGTCCCGCCAACCTCCCCAACATCAAGCGGGAGCTCACAG AGTCGGAAGCAAGAGCCCTGGCCAAGGAGAGGCAGAAGAAGGACAATCACAACCTGA TTGAACGAAGAAGAAGATTTAACATAAACGACCGCATTAAAGAACTAGGTACTTTGATTCCCAAGTCAAATGATCC AGACATGCGCTGGAACAAGGGAACCATCCTGAAGGCATCCGTGGACTACATCCGGAAGCTGCAGCGGGAGCAGCAGCGCGCCAAGGAGCTGGAGAGCCGGCAGAAGAAGCTGGAGCACGCCAACCGGCACCTGCTGCTCCGAATCCAG GAACTCGAGATGCAGGCCCGGGCTCACGGACTCTCCCTCATTCCATCCACGGGTCTCTGCTCCCCGGATCTGGTGAACCGGATCATCAAGCAAGAGCCGGTACTGGAGAACTGCAGCCAGGACCTCCTGCAGCACCAGGCAGAGCTGGCGTGCACCAGCCTGGACCTCACGGACGGCACCCTGGCCTTCAGCAGCAGCCTGGGGCCCGCGGCCGAGGGCGCCCAGGCCTACAGCGTCCCCGCGAAGATGGGGTCCAAGCTGGAAGACATCCTGATGGACGACACCCTCTCTCCCGCCGGGGTGACTGACCCACTCCTGTCCTCCGTGTCCCCGGGAGCCTCCAAGGCCAGCAGCCGGAGGAGCAGCATGAGTATGGAGGAGGCCGAGCTGGCGTGTTAG
- the Mitf gene encoding microphthalmia-associated transcription factor isoform X10 yields the protein MPPVPGSSAPNSPMALLTLNSNCDKEGFYKFEEQNRVESECPSMNAHPRASCMQMDDVIDDIISLESSYNEEILGLMDPALQMANTLPVSANLIDLYGSQGLPPPGLTISNSCPANLPNIKRELTACIFPTESEARALAKERQKKDNHNLIERRRRFNINDRIKELGTLIPKSNDPDMRWNKGTILKASVDYIRKLQREQQRAKELESRQKKLEHANRHLLLRIQELEMQARAHGLSLIPSTGLCSPDLVNRIIKQEPVLENCSQDLLQHQAELACTSLDLTDGTLAFSSSLGPAAEGAQAYSVPAKMGSKLEDILMDDTLSPAGVTDPLLSSVSPGASKASSRRSSMSMEEAELAC from the exons ATGCCACCGGTGCCGGGGAGCAGCGCGCCCAACAGCCCCATGGCCCTGCTCACGCTTAACTCCAACTGTGACAAAGAG GGGTTTTATAAGTTTGAAGAGCAAAACAGGGTGGAGAGCGAGTGCCCCAGCATGAACGCACACCCACGGGCTTCGTGCATGCAG ATGGATGATGTCATCGATGACATCATCAGCCTGGAATCAAGTTATAACGAGGAAATCCTGGGCTTGATGGATCCCGCCTTGCAGATGGCAAACACG TTACCCGTCTCCGCAAACTTGATCGACCTTTACGGCAGCCAAGGCCTGCCACCCCCCGGCCTCACCATCAGCAACTCCTGTCCCGCCAACCTCCCCAACATCAAGCGGGAGCTCACAG CGTGTATTTTCCCCACAGAGTCGGAAGCAAGAGCCCTGGCCAAGGAGAGGCAGAAGAAGGACAATCACAACCTGA TTGAACGAAGAAGAAGATTTAACATAAACGACCGCATTAAAGAACTAGGTACTTTGATTCCCAAGTCAAATGATCC AGACATGCGCTGGAACAAGGGAACCATCCTGAAGGCATCCGTGGACTACATCCGGAAGCTGCAGCGGGAGCAGCAGCGCGCCAAGGAGCTGGAGAGCCGGCAGAAGAAGCTGGAGCACGCCAACCGGCACCTGCTGCTCCGAATCCAG GAACTCGAGATGCAGGCCCGGGCTCACGGACTCTCCCTCATTCCATCCACGGGTCTCTGCTCCCCGGATCTGGTGAACCGGATCATCAAGCAAGAGCCGGTACTGGAGAACTGCAGCCAGGACCTCCTGCAGCACCAGGCAGAGCTGGCGTGCACCAGCCTGGACCTCACGGACGGCACCCTGGCCTTCAGCAGCAGCCTGGGGCCCGCGGCCGAGGGCGCCCAGGCCTACAGCGTCCCCGCGAAGATGGGGTCCAAGCTGGAAGACATCCTGATGGACGACACCCTCTCTCCCGCCGGGGTGACTGACCCACTCCTGTCCTCCGTGTCCCCGGGAGCCTCCAAGGCCAGCAGCCGGAGGAGCAGCATGAGTATGGAGGAGGCCGAGCTGGCGTGTTAG